A part of Aegilops tauschii subsp. strangulata cultivar AL8/78 chromosome 2, Aet v6.0, whole genome shotgun sequence genomic DNA contains:
- the LOC109754394 gene encoding BIIDXI-like protein At5g11420: MVVNGARCAAVLLLAFAAARAVPDVDGPLLNGNFEYPPNRSQMNGTRVTGAHAIPYWKATGPVEYVESGTDRPGEGMVLVVPEGAHAVRLGSGASVRQQLSVTRGARYSVTFSAARTCGQSERLRLSVVPVDAADAPGRELPIQTVYSASGWDSYAWAFHAEQGVVTLVVHHGDDGGAEDPACGPLVDAFAIKTLHPAAQAAGGNLLRNGGFEEGPYVVPGSTCGVLVPPMDEGALSPLPGWVVMSYSKAAKYVDAARHAVPGGSRAVELVAGVEAALVQEVDTVPGSACRMEFSVGDAGDGCVACGPELQPMRVVAAATGAQGAATVEYHSRGTGGHARGALAFTAEGSRTRVVLYSSSYHTMSDGSGSLCGPVVDDVSLVCA; the protein is encoded by the exons ATGGTGGTCAACGGCGCGCGCTGCGCCGCGGTGCTATTGCTCGCCTTCGCGGCTGCCCGAGCTGTTCCCGACGTAGATG gccCGCTGCTGAACGGCAACTTCGAGTACCCGCCGAACAGGTCCCAGATGAACGGCACGAGGGTGACCGGCGCGCACGCCATCCCCTACTGGAAGGCCACCGGCCCCGTGGAGTACGTCGAGTCCGGGACGGACCGGCCGGGCGAGGGCATGGTCCTGGTGGTGCCGGAGGGCGCGCACGCCGTGCGCCTCGGCAGCGGCGCCtccgtccggcagcagctcagcGTCACCCGCGGCGCCCGCTACTCCGTCACCTTCAGCGCCGCGCGCACCTGCGGCCAGTCCGAGCGCCTCCGCCTCTCCGTCGTCCCCGTCGACGCCGCCGACGCGCCCGGCCGCGAGCTGCCCATCCAGACCGTGTACAGCGCCAGCGGCTGGGACTCGTACGCCTGGGCCTTCCACGCCGAGCAGGGCGTCGTCACGCTCGTCGTCCACcacggcgacgacggcggcgcggaggaccCCGCCTGCGGGCCCCTGGTCGACGCCTTCGCCATCAAGACCCTCCACCCTGCCGCCCAGGCCGCCGGCGGCAACTTGCTGAGGAACGGGGGCTTCGAGGAGGGGCCGTACGTCGTCCCGGGGTCGACGTGCGGGGTGCTGGTGCCGCCCATGGACGAGGGCGCCCTGTCGCCGCTGCCCGGGTGGGTGGTCATGTCCTACTCCAAGGCGGCCAAGTACGTGGACGCGGCGCGCCACGCGGTGCCCGGCGGGTCGCGCGCCGTGGAGCTGGTGGCCGGCGTGGAGGCGGCGCTGGTGCAGGAGGTGGACACCGTGCCGGGGAGCGCGTGCCGGATGGAGTTCTCCGTCGGGGACGCCGGGGACGGGTGCGTGGCGTGCGGGCCGGAGCTGCAGCCCATGCGCGTGGTGGCGGCGGCCACGGGGGCGCAGGGGGCCGCCACCGTGGAGTACCATTCCCGGGGCACGGGCGGGCACGCGCGCGGCGCGCTGGCGTTCACGGCGGAGGGGAGCCGCACGCGGGTGGTGCTGTATAGCTCCAGCTACCACACCATGTCCGACGGCAGCGGCTCGCTCTGCGGGCCCGTCGTCGACGACGTCTCCCTCGTCTGCGCTTAG
- the LOC109754386 gene encoding gamma-aminobutyrate transaminase 1, mitochondrial isoform X1, with protein sequence MQRACQMHRSDISVQRRLLRLTQLKKMGLRGMACWHHSQLDGRAMMCIRWLLTDLRLRLSNSSIILHAMVVSYVSMFALYNVNMNMQGSYVYDINGNKYLDSLAGLWCTALGGSEPRLVKAATDQLNKLPFYHSFWNRTTKPTLDLADDLLSMFTASKMGKAFFTNSGSEANDSHVKLVWYYNNALGRPNKKKFIARSKAYHGSTLISASLTGLPALHQKFDLPAPFVLHTDCPHYWRFHLPGETEEEFATRLAKNLEDLILKEGPETIAAFIAEPVMGAGGVIPPPKTYFDKVQAVVKKYDILFIVDEVITAFGRLGTMFGSDMYNIKPDLVTLAKALSSAYVPIGATLVSPEIAAVVDSQSNKLGSFAHGFTYSGHPVACAVAIEALKIYRERNIPDHVKQIAPRFQEGLKAFAGSPIVGEIRGVGLIIGTEFADNKSRDSPFPAEWGVGAIFGQECQKRGMLVRVAGDSIMMSPPLTMTAGEVEELVSIYGEAMKSTEMKVAELKSKKN encoded by the exons ATGCAGAGAGCTTGTCAGATGCATCGGTCAGACATTTCAGTTCAGCGTCGTCTCCTCAGACTaactcaactgaagaaaatgg GTTTAAGGGGCATGGCATGTTGGCACCATTCACAGCTGGATGGCAGAGCAATGATGTGCATCCGCTGGTTATTGACAGATCTGAGGTTGCGACTCTCTAATTCTAGCATTATACTGCATGCTATGGTTGTGAGCTATGTATCTATGTTTGCCTTATACAATGTTAACATGAATATGCAGGGGTCTTATGTTTATGACATCAACGGGAATAAGTATCTAGATTCTCTAGCAGGACTCTGGTGTACAGCTTTAG GTGGTAGTGAGCCTCGATTAGTCAAAGCTGCAACTGACCAATTAAACAAGTTGCCCTTCTATCACTCCTTCTGGAACCGTACAACCAAACCAACATTG GATCTTGCAGACGACCTTCTTAGCATGTTTACTGCAAGCAAAATGGGAAAGGCATTCTTCACAAATAGCGGTTCGGAAGCAAATGACTCACAT GTCAAACTAGTATGGTATTATAACAACGCATTGGGGAGGCCAAACAAGAAAAAGTTTATTGCACGATCAAAAGC ATATCACGGATCAACATTAATATCAGCTAGTCTCACTGG TCTTCCTGCTCTGCACCAGAAGTTCGATCTACCAGCACCTTTTGTTCTGCACACAGACTGCCCTCACTACTGGCGCTTCCATCTTCCTG GTGAGACAGAAGAAGAATTTGCAACAAGACTTGCCAAAAATTTAGAGGATCTTATCCTCAAGGAAGGACCAGAAACA ATTGCTGCGTTCATTGCTGAGCCTGTCATGGGTGCTGGTGGTGTCATCCCTCCTCCAAAGACCTATTTTGATAAG GTTCAAGCTGTGGTTAAGAAGTATGACATCCTTTTCATAGTAGATGAG GTCATTACCGCATTTGGAAGGTTGGGAACCATGTTCGGATCTGATATGTATAACATCAAGCCAGATTTAGTCACCTTGGCCAAG GCTCTTTCGTCTGCGTATGTGCCCATTGGAGCAACTCTTGTTAGCCCCGAAATAGCAGCTGTGGTTGATTCTCAGAGCAATAAGCTAG GTTCATTTGCTCATGGCTTTACATACTCTGGCCATCCAGTTGCTTGTGCTGTTGCCATTGAAGCGTTGAAAATCTATCG GGAAAGGAATATTCCTGATCATGTGAAGCAAATTGCTCCACGCTTCCAGGAAggattgaaggcctttgcaggaAGCCCAATTGTTGGGGAG ATCCGTGGTGTAGGGTTGATAATTGGAACTGAATTCGCCGACAACAAATCACGAGATAGCCCATTCCCTGCTGAATGGG GTGTTGGTGCTATCTTCGGACAGGAGTGCCAGAAGCGTGGCATGCTGGTTAGGGTTGCCGGCGATAGCATTATGATGTCACCGCCATTAACAATGACCGCTGGCGAAGTTGAGGAG CTGGTGAGCATATACGGAGAAGCTATGAAGTCCACGGAGATGAAAGTGGCGGAGCTCAAATCGAAGAAAAACTAG
- the LOC109754386 gene encoding gamma-aminobutyrate transaminase 1, mitochondrial isoform X2: MIARGLLRSNSSTQASKLVKYLTSAGSLQGHAESLSDASVRHFSSASSPQTNSTEENGFKGHGMLAPFTAGWQSNDVHPLVIDRSEGSYVYDINGNKYLDSLAGLWCTALGGSEPRLVKAATDQLNKLPFYHSFWNRTTKPTLDLADDLLSMFTASKMGKAFFTNSGSEANDSHVKLVWYYNNALGRPNKKKFIARSKAYHGSTLISASLTGLPALHQKFDLPAPFVLHTDCPHYWRFHLPGETEEEFATRLAKNLEDLILKEGPETIAAFIAEPVMGAGGVIPPPKTYFDKVQAVVKKYDILFIVDEVITAFGRLGTMFGSDMYNIKPDLVTLAKALSSAYVPIGATLVSPEIAAVVDSQSNKLGSFAHGFTYSGHPVACAVAIEALKIYRERNIPDHVKQIAPRFQEGLKAFAGSPIVGEIRGVGLIIGTEFADNKSRDSPFPAEWGVGAIFGQECQKRGMLVRVAGDSIMMSPPLTMTAGEVEELVSIYGEAMKSTEMKVAELKSKKN; the protein is encoded by the exons ATGATTGCGCGCGGCCTGCTCCGATCCAATTCCTCAACGCAG GCAAGCAAATTAGTGAAGTATTTAACCAGCGCCGGGAGCTTACAAGGGCATGCAGAGAGCTTGTCAGATGCATCGGTCAGACATTTCAGTTCAGCGTCGTCTCCTCAGACTaactcaactgaagaaaatgg GTTTAAGGGGCATGGCATGTTGGCACCATTCACAGCTGGATGGCAGAGCAATGATGTGCATCCGCTGGTTATTGACAGATCTGAG GGGTCTTATGTTTATGACATCAACGGGAATAAGTATCTAGATTCTCTAGCAGGACTCTGGTGTACAGCTTTAG GTGGTAGTGAGCCTCGATTAGTCAAAGCTGCAACTGACCAATTAAACAAGTTGCCCTTCTATCACTCCTTCTGGAACCGTACAACCAAACCAACATTG GATCTTGCAGACGACCTTCTTAGCATGTTTACTGCAAGCAAAATGGGAAAGGCATTCTTCACAAATAGCGGTTCGGAAGCAAATGACTCACAT GTCAAACTAGTATGGTATTATAACAACGCATTGGGGAGGCCAAACAAGAAAAAGTTTATTGCACGATCAAAAGC ATATCACGGATCAACATTAATATCAGCTAGTCTCACTGG TCTTCCTGCTCTGCACCAGAAGTTCGATCTACCAGCACCTTTTGTTCTGCACACAGACTGCCCTCACTACTGGCGCTTCCATCTTCCTG GTGAGACAGAAGAAGAATTTGCAACAAGACTTGCCAAAAATTTAGAGGATCTTATCCTCAAGGAAGGACCAGAAACA ATTGCTGCGTTCATTGCTGAGCCTGTCATGGGTGCTGGTGGTGTCATCCCTCCTCCAAAGACCTATTTTGATAAG GTTCAAGCTGTGGTTAAGAAGTATGACATCCTTTTCATAGTAGATGAG GTCATTACCGCATTTGGAAGGTTGGGAACCATGTTCGGATCTGATATGTATAACATCAAGCCAGATTTAGTCACCTTGGCCAAG GCTCTTTCGTCTGCGTATGTGCCCATTGGAGCAACTCTTGTTAGCCCCGAAATAGCAGCTGTGGTTGATTCTCAGAGCAATAAGCTAG GTTCATTTGCTCATGGCTTTACATACTCTGGCCATCCAGTTGCTTGTGCTGTTGCCATTGAAGCGTTGAAAATCTATCG GGAAAGGAATATTCCTGATCATGTGAAGCAAATTGCTCCACGCTTCCAGGAAggattgaaggcctttgcaggaAGCCCAATTGTTGGGGAG ATCCGTGGTGTAGGGTTGATAATTGGAACTGAATTCGCCGACAACAAATCACGAGATAGCCCATTCCCTGCTGAATGGG GTGTTGGTGCTATCTTCGGACAGGAGTGCCAGAAGCGTGGCATGCTGGTTAGGGTTGCCGGCGATAGCATTATGATGTCACCGCCATTAACAATGACCGCTGGCGAAGTTGAGGAG CTGGTGAGCATATACGGAGAAGCTATGAAGTCCACGGAGATGAAAGTGGCGGAGCTCAAATCGAAGAAAAACTAG